GTTCCTACTGTAATGAGAAATCGAGAACTTAGCTAGTAAAATCTATGATACTATTTGGTAGCATAAGAAAGTGTCATATAGCATGTATCAGAAAGAAAATTGTAGCTGATGGGAGCTTATTAAAAGGACTTCCCTTGGAAACATCAATTTGGTAGCATAAGAAAGTGTCATATAGCATGTATCAGAAAGAAAATTGTAGCTGATGGGAGCTTATTAAAAGGACTTCCCTTGGAAACATCAATTTACTGGTGCTGCAGCAAAATTATTTGCTTTTCCAGGAGTGATATGACCAGCTGAATAAACTTTTTCTTTGTAATAGCAAGATATGAAACAGTTACTCAAACCACAGTTGCAACTTAATTCAGTGACAGCAACTTATATTGAAGCAACAAGAACATAAGTAATGAAAATTTGAAGTAATCAAGAAAAGTTCTATTAGCAAATGGTGATTATGCTCACATAGCTACAATAAATAACTACCATAAGAAATGCACATGAACATGGGAATTAACCATCAAACTCAGGACTAGAGTGATAAATCCAACATCAATCAAATgataattcaaaatttgaaaaaaaaaataataataaccaatttgataataaaatatttttgagcTAGTAAGCTTACAAAAAATGATTGTATAAAATTCAGAAAAAAAAGATGTTACAGCAGAACCCTCTTCAGAGTTTTCAATGATGTTTATTATATGAACTGGATACCTTGTTTGTGCTACTGTCAAAAGGTTATGCCATCAAGGATGATGAACTAAAAAAATAAGCCAATCAGAGATCCATCCCTTGGAACAGGCTGCATAAAGAATGTGTTATTATTTCAAGTTCTCCATAGAAGGATCTTGCAGAATTCTTCTTGTCAGATCCCCATGAAGCCTAGCTACAAGGCATAGATTTTAACTGAGTAGCTTGAATTGGCAAATTACAGTCCCGGATAGACTGTCTTAGCAGTTGAGCACAACCAGAAGTAAATACTTTGGCAGAACACAGAATATATATGCATTCCTTCTACTCAAATTAACGAAGACAAAATTTCTCAAGGAGCAAGGGCCAATCCTCCCCAAGTAGTTGTGGGTTTAGCTCCATCACTACCTTAAAGTCCAGCATATTCAACACATGTTTGCCTTCTGAAGCCCCAATGCTACCTTGTACTTGGGTGTTATTTCCTACCCGACCACTAGAATAAGACATTGAATGAGGAGGCAGATTGTGAATTTGCTGCTTTACAGGTAAATGACTATTTCTTTCTCCTACTAGCTCAACGCATGACCTAATCAGCCGCTTCAAATATGCATCCAATGCCATATTCAACAAGTTGGCACAGTCCAGTGTGACTCCTTCCAAGCCCTGTGCCTGAGTTATTTTCTCAATTCTCTTCTTCAATGCCTCAGTTGGATACAGTGCACTATAATCATAACTACTACGAAAGCTATTACACGTACCACTACCTGATGAAAACCGTGACCTTTTAGCCCCACCAATCCTTTCTGAACATAAATGAATTCCAAGTGGAGCTTGAATTGGCGCCTTAAAAAAATCCATATCAATTCTGTAGTTCTTGCCATGTTTATGTACCAAGGGAACTACTCCAGCAATAAACTTACTGTCTAAGGAAACCTGTTTCCTTAGAGATGTTTGTTGGATTCTTGCTCTCTTTGGTGGAAGCTCATAAGCCCCACAATATCGCTTCTGCATTGATCCTTTTGAATCGCCATTCTCACTGAAAACCGCGACATCCGAGATTTCCACCATCCCATTTTGTCCAAGGTTACTGGAGTGATCTTTGATCCAATAATTTTCGGTTCCATGATTGATCTTGTGGGGCAATTtctgcaacatatcacaatcaaaCGCAGTTTGCCGCTTTGCATTTGGATCTTGTGAAAAAGCAAGTATATCATCTACTTGAGATGATTTCTTCATTAACAAAATTTGTGGGAACTTATCATAACTACGTTCTTTGGCATGACAGGCATTGTGAAAGATCAAACGAATTAACTGATTGTGCAAAGGGATATTCTCATGGCCAAGTGTCAAAATGCAAAGCTTGTTAAACTCTTGCTTGCTCAGCTTTTGTAACAGAAAATGATTCAAATAGCTGAAGTACTGTTGCGCCTGCTCCTGACCAAGCCGCTTGAATATCTGCGATTTCAGGTCACCAAGATTACTCGAATGCCTCGGCACTGGTGCTGCCATCAGCGGTATCTGCGGCTGCAGCATTGGAGGCTGCGGCATCTTCAAAAGGTTCCTTAGAATAAGAACCAAGTCGAGTAGATCAAACCCTCGTTGACAGCTCTTAAATCTATCTAGATTTGAATAAGGACTAGGATTTGAACCTTCTCTTACTTGCAACCAGAGCTTCACATAATTCCAAACTATTCAGAGACAGCAAAGAAAGCACACATGTCATTTTCCACGACCAATACCCTCAGGAAAACTGGAAAAGTAAGCCTCCGCGCCAAAGATGCAATCTTGAAAACAGATTTCTAACGACAACCCAAAACAAAGGGAAATAATTAGAATACAGAACCATAAGGAAACATCTAACTTTCAATGTTTCCGTTGCTCAATCCTCTCTCCGATCTGCGATCTAGGAACTCGCAATTTAGCAAAGCGGATCGCACCAGACCCGCGACGAATCCAAGCAACACGGATCAATAAAACAGAGAGCGACGGAGAAGAGATGCCAATCATAACGGAAAGGTCGACGGCGAAGCAGAAAGAGAACGGGAGGTTGGTGCTGACCTTGGAGCAGCGGGAGCCGGCTTGATTCGGGCAGAAGCAGAAAGCTTTAACCTTTACTCCTCTCCCTCAAGTTCctatctcttcctcttcttcgacTACTCCACTGTACTTCACGTTGAGCTGGGACAGATCGAGCAAAATAGTGCTTTTTGTTCTCTCGTCTACTGCAACCTTCGCTCACTTATTGGagttttcttttctcatttttcctAATTTTGCTTTTCTGAATAACCTAATTTGGGAGTAAATATTATGATGTAATCGAGCTTAGCCCGGCTAAAttcttgaatatttaaacttGACTTGTTTATAATTAAGTCGAGTTCaaattttatttaacgaatatattcatgactcacaaGTTCATTCGAACTTTTATCAagcctaaacgagtttaataaatataaattataattttaaatattcattaaaaattaaattatatatttaaagaaaattataatattcttattaaaatttataattttattctaataaataaatttaatatatttatctatatttttcataagtagagtataaaatttataaattcaatatcaaaattattatttttttatttaaaaattgattcatgagctttaatgaacgtgttcacgagctaacgaaccGAGCATTACAAAttttgagcttgatttgtttatcttaatgagcctcattaaacgagctcaaatgagcttttatcaaatcgagtttcgaatagttCACGAGCGGCTTGATTCATTTATACCCCTATCAAATAtcatggaaaatgaaaataaataatttaaacatTTCATAATTACTTTTTTTTCAATGCCAGGGGATAACTAAATTACGtacctaagttttaaaattaataaattaggtATCTAATTCTATTGTTGCTCAAAATGTAGCAATCAATTTAGACATAGTTTATCAGTACAGTAATGTCCTGAATCGATTGATACATTGTAATAATCGATTAAAAAATCTAATTcgcattaaaaaaaatataactctTAATATGATGAATGGAAATGAAATTTAAGACATGAATATAATTGAGAGATATAAACAAACATATAGTGCAtaatttcatgtcattctgagctctctaacTCAATCAATCGATTTCGACCAAAATcgattgatagacctagagagctcagaatgacataaaaccaaattttatgtattcatctagttctcctaattatattcatgccctcaagcattattttcaaatgttatattgagagtaataattttttaaatatgaattaaattttcagacacattcgtgttcaaaaaattgtTGCCTCACGaaaatgatatttaaaaatataaatataattagtaGAACTAAATGAACACATAAGGTCTGGTTTCATGTCATTTTGAGCTCTTTAGGTCTATCAATGGTTCCttcgtatttaaaaaattattgctctcaatatggtGTGTCTAAATGATGTTTaaaggcatgaatataatcaggagaagaTGAACACATAGaatctagtttcatgtcattccTAGCTCTCTATGTCCATCAACTTGTTTTAGCCGACATTGGGCTAAAACAAgctgatggacctaaagagctcgaaatgacatgaaatcaagtcATGTTTTAATCGAAATTCCGCCTTAACTTCTCAAAAGCCTCAGTGTAGAATTTCAGCCTAACATTATTTATTTCGAAAGTACCTTAGAGTTGTTGGGTCTCCAATTGGAAATCCAAGTGGATAAGGACTCGAGTGGCTCCCACATGTCTTGTTGCTTGCAGGTCGACGATCGGTGTTTCATACTCTACCTTGTTATTTGTAGCTTGgtagtccagccgaacggacAGCCGCATCCGATCCTCTCGTGGCAATATCAAAAGTATCCCCACTCTACTGCCTTGCCGAGTCGCTCTTTACTTCTCCGACCGAGTTCTCCACTGGAAACTTGATTTTCTGACAGAACATAAAGACGACCGCTCAGAATTCATTAAGCGTCGGGCGACCCAATATAAAATTGTAACCGGATGGGGCATCTACCACAATGAAATTAGTCATCCTTGTCCGTTGAGCTGCTCTTCCCCAAGTGATATGGCCAGTCGAGCCTGTCCGATAGACAATACTTTATTGCTAGTGAACTTGCATAGGGGAGTTATCATGGGCTGCAGCTCCCTCCGATCGATTTGCATTTGATCAAAcgtcttcttgaatatgatgttcacTGAACTACCTGTATCTACAAAAGTTTGGTGAAtattatgttggagcaatcccaatggtccgtgcgaccatgtgttttggtgtttgggcaaagggtttaagttaggttcacccttgttatttgatatgtgtacttgagttgtgcaggactgcaggatacacatgtgactcaggttgacggcttcgggtccagtgaaggatggagcatccgagggaccgttgaCAAAGCAGCGaggataagggccgagggaagcgacttcaaggcatacgcgaaggatggcattggggacgagccgcgggcttgaatgcttccgagggacgagagccaaaggaagtagacttaaAGGTAAGATGTCAAGGCTGTAAAGaaacgtcaagtgagtcataagggtgagggtacgagtgcacgagagattgtactcggagtaaaatcctagttttagggttttactgtagtgtCACTAtagtagtcgactgcatgttttagcagtcgactggggcagtcgactgggagtggCGTCCACGGTCTAGACTCGGTGAACTTCATCCTCTCGGCCTCCACATGCTAGACCGCATGGGTTTGGGGATTGGACTGTTGCAGTGCTACTCCCACTCGAGGTCCCCTTGGTGGTCGGTGTGTATGAGCCTCTCGGAACTCCGGGACAGCGACCGGCTCGGGGATCACTTCCTTCTTCTAAGCTGCCTAAGCTTTCTCGATGTTGATGTATTCGATAATCCACCTGAGCAGGTGATCAAAGTCTCTCGGGGACTTTCGGATGAGTGAACGAAAGAAATCGCCATCTATAAGTCCTTGGGAGAAAGAACTCGCCAATGCTTCCTTAGGCCTTTGTTTCACCGTGAACAGGTTGGCATTCATCTTCTGATAGCGACGGCTACTTGCAAAGTGATTGAGGAACACCATTTGGAAGTCTTTAAAGTTTCATATGGATCCGATCGGCAATCGCCTGAACCATCT
This window of the Zingiber officinale cultivar Zhangliang chromosome 3B, Zo_v1.1, whole genome shotgun sequence genome carries:
- the LOC121967710 gene encoding uncharacterized protein LOC121967710; protein product: MPQPPMLQPQIPLMAAPVPRHSSNLGDLKSQIFKRLGQEQAQQYFSYLNHFLLQKLSKQEFNKLCILTLGHENIPLHNQLIRLIFHNACHAKERSYDKFPQILLMKKSSQVDDILAFSQDPNAKRQTAFDCDMLQKLPHKINHGTENYWIKDHSSNLGQNGMVEISDVAVFSENGDSKGSMQKRYCGAYELPPKRARIQQTSLRKQVSLDSKFIAGVVPLVHKHGKNYRIDMDFFKAPIQAPLGIHLCSERIGGAKRSRFSSGSGTCNSFRSSYDYSALYPTEALKKRIEKITQAQGLEGVTLDCANLLNMALDAYLKRLIRSCVELVGERNSHLPVKQQIHNLPPHSMSYSSGRVGNNTQVQGSIGASEGKHVLNMLDFKVVMELNPQLLGEDWPLLLEKFCLR